The bacterium genome segment AGGCGGCGAGCGCCGCCTCGATCTCCCGCGCGCGGTCGGCGGCGTCGGCGCGGAACCGATCCGGGGCCATCGCGGTGAGGCGGTTCGCCGCGTCCACGTGCGCCAGGGCGACGACGTCGGGGAAGGTCAGGCGGTCGCAGCGCCGCGCGAGATCGAGCGTGTGCTTGTTCTCCCACGCCCGCGAGTCGGGGAAGCGGACCTCGCGCGCGATCGTCCGCCGCACGCAGTAGAGCATGTCGGAGCGTTCGGCCGCGCCGTCGGCCCAGCGCAGGAAGTCCGCGAAGCTCATCCGCGCCGCGGGGAGCGGCGGCTCGGGCGAGAAACCGCCCGACTCGACGCGGTACATGAAGCAGAGAACGCCGACGTCGTCCGGCGCGCCGGCCGCGCGCGCGGCGATCGTCGCCAGCGCGCCGGGCAGCAGCTCCTCGTCGCTGTCGAGGTAGATCACCCACTCGCCGCGCGAAGCGTCCGTGCCGGTGTTGCGCGCCGGGCAGACGCCGCGGTTGGCCGCGTGCCGCAGCACGCGCAGGCGCGGATCGCCGAGCGACGCCGCGGCCGCCGCGGTCCCGTCGGCCGAGCCGTCGTCCACCACGACG includes the following:
- a CDS encoding glycosyltransferase family 2 protein, translated to MSDEAPLFSVVIPAFERERHVRLAAASCLAQRGPSFEVVVVDDGSADGTAAAAASLGDPRLRVLRHAANRGVCPARNTGTDASRGEWVIYLDSDEELLPGALATIAARAAGAPDDVGVLCFMYRVESGGFSPEPPLPAARMSFADFLRWADGAAERSDMLYCVRRTIAREVRFPDSRAWENKHTLDLARRCDRLTFPDVVALAHVDAANRLTAMAPDRFRADAADRAREIEAALAAYDADLRAFAPRLRERQLRSAANAHFAAGARALGLRRALQALARRPLRPVLWASIAFGLLGPRMFHAARARRRSR